In the genome of Raphanus sativus cultivar WK10039 chromosome 4, ASM80110v3, whole genome shotgun sequence, one region contains:
- the LOC108832325 gene encoding uncharacterized protein LOC108832325: MVKKEDAATSNGMNDDYTTNIHSSSGSDKNRNGDGNGNLNQISHVWGTWEELLLTCAVKRHGSKDWDSVAKEVVSRSSLNASAPSCRLKYQDLKRRFQDSVDDDDDGRGNNGAVAEDIDGEIPWLEQLRSLRVAELRRDVQRCDESILSLQLKVKKLEEEEKDGDGKPDLEDDSKTVRSLPSMNESNSTASADHERLVGDKTVENSSNPHPDHTAAAAVEEEEEGTVSRRSGMSHSGELGESGTSTVNRKRKGNIYGGSGGNIKPDGNQSQPLMMEIVKLIRSHPRGSVFETLLKSQETNDYKRVIRQHMDIKTIEKKMEKGSYVSSSLSFYRDLKLLFTNAIVFFPTSSAESVAAHELRTLVSNEMKKTTGISSHRVIKSEGGSLISKQKSSAPPLVACKKKSSVSEKTLPSSSSFKQKDEKKVSEVKDVTRTTTRSSRITSKGVEVVAKDTKMGRAKNNNKKQTDSSEDDADEKEETPKIEKKRASEKKKSVAEFLKRIKSNSPQKGKETTSKDQKKSDGNVKNSKAKPRELRSNSTGKKKAGAENNGNKSSSKRKQSKKEAEEVTAVATRKRGRESGKDNQQPKKRSRG, encoded by the exons ATGGTGAAGAAAGAAGACGCAGCAACATCGAACGGCATGAACGACGACTATACTACCAATATACATAGTTCCAGTGGTTCTGATAAAAATCGTAACGGAGACGGTAACGGTAATCTCAACCAGATCAGTCACGTATGGGGAACGTGGGAGGAGCTTCTGTTAACATGCGCCGTTAAACGCCACGGTTCCAAAGATTGGGACTCCGTCGCTAAGGAGGTTGTTTCCCGGAGCTCTCTCAACGCCTCCGCTCCGAGTTGCAGGCTCAAGTATCAAGATCTCAAGCGTCGGTTCCAAGATTCcgtcgacgacgacgacgacggacGAGGAAACAACGGAGCTGTGGCGGAGGATATAGACGGCGAAATCCCTTGGCTCGAGCAGTTACGGAGTCTTCGCGTGGCGGAGCTCCGGCGAGATGTTCAGCGATGCGACGAGTCGATACT GTCGCTTCAGTTAAAAGTTAAGAaactagaggaggaggagaaagacGGAGACGGTAAGCCAGATCTGGAAGACGACTCCAAGACAGTTAGATCGCTGCCGTCGATGAACGAGTCCAACTCCACGGCCTCCGCCGATCACGAGCGATTAGTCGGTGATAAAACGGTCGAGAATTCGAGTAATCCACATCCCGATCATACGGCGGCGGCGGctgtggaggaggaggaagaaggaaCGGTTAGTAGAAGATCGGGAATGAGTCACTCTGGCGAGTTGGGCGAGTCGGGAACGTCCACTGTTAATCGGAAGAGGAAAGGCAATATCTACGGTGGAAGCGGCGGTAATATTAAACCGGACGGGAATCAATCACAGCCGTTGATGATGGAGATCGTTAAACTGATTCGGTCTCATCCGCGCGGATCCGTGTTCGAAACCCTGCTTAAGAGCCAG GAGACTAACGATTACAAGAGAGTGATAAGGCAGCATATGGACATCAAAACAAtagagaagaagatggagaaagGATCATATGTTTCTTCAAGTCTTTCTTTTTACAGAGACCTCAAGCTTCTCTTCACAAACGCCATTGTTTTCTTTCCTACATCTTCCGCAGAGTCCGTGGCTGCACACGAGCTAAGAACCCTCGTCTCCAACGAGATGAAGAAAACTACTGGAATATCGAGTCATCGCGTCATCAAATCAGAGGGTGGATCTTTAATCTCTAAACAGAAATCTTCTGCTCCACCTCTTGTTGCGTGTAAGAAGAAGAGCTCTGTTTCGGAGAAAACGTTACCTTCTTCTTCAAGCTTTAAAcaaaaagatgagaagaaaGTTTCAGAGGTGAAGGATGTGACTAGAACTACTACAAGAAGCTCGAGGATAACGAGCAAAGGTGTGGAAGTTGTTGCCAAGGATACCAAAATGGGAAGAGCCAAAAACAATAACAAGAAACAAACAGATTCATCAGAAGATGATGCTGATGAGAAGGAAGAGACTCCTAagatagagaagaagagagcatcagagaagaagaagagtgttgCTGAGTTcttgaagagaatcaaaagtAACTCTCCAcagaaaggaaaagaaacaacaagTAAAGATCAGAAGAAGAGTGATGGAAACGTCAAGAACAGTAAAGCAAAACCAAGGGAGCTGAGGAGTAACAGCACGGGTAAAAAGAAGGCTGGGGCAGAGAACAATGGTAATAAGAGTTCATCAAAACGAAAACAATCGAAAAAAGAAGCAGAGGAAGTGACTGCTGTAGCTACAAGAAAACGAGGTAGAGAATCAGGCAAAGACAATCAACAACCAAAGAAAAGAAGCAGGGGATAA
- the LOC108832326 gene encoding citrate synthase 5, mitochondrial, which translates to MVFLRGVSAISRLRSRVVKQSSLSNSVRWLQTQGASELDLKSQLQEIIPEQQDRLKKLKSQHGTVPVGNITVDMVLGGMRGMTGLLWETSLLDAEEGIRFRGMSIPECQKVLPAAQSGEEPLPEGLLWLLLTGKVPSKEQVNALSKELAHRATVPDYVYKAINALPLSAHPMTQFASGVMALQVESEFQKAYEEGVVHKSKYWEPTFEDALNLIARVPVVASYVYRRMFKDGSIIPLDDSLDYGANFSHMLGFDSPQMKELMRLYITIHSDHEGGNVSAHAGHLVGSALSDPYLSFAAALNGLAGPLHGLANQEVLLWIKSVVAECGENISKEHLKDYVWKTLNSGKVVPGYGHGVLRKTDPRYVCQREFALKHLPDDPLFQLVSKLYEVVPPILTELGKVKNPWPNVDAHSGVLLNYYGLTEAKYYTVLFGVSRSLGICSQLIWDRALGLPLERPKSVNMDWLDKFMSLSR; encoded by the exons ATGGTGTTTCTTCGTGGCGTATCGGCCATTTCAAGGCTTCGATCTCGAGTG GTGAAGCAATCTTCACTAAGCAACTCCGTTAGATGGCTTCAGACGCAAGGCGCTTCCGAATTG GACCTGAAGTCTCAGCTGCAAGAGATCATTCCAGAACAACAG GACCGTTTGAAGAAACTAAAATCACAACATGGAACTGTCCCAGTGGGGAACATCACTGTTGATATG GTACTCGGTGGAATGAGAGGGATGACTGGTTTACTCTGGGAAACCTCACTGCTTGATGCAGAAGag GGGATACGTTTTAGAGGCATGTCGATTCCTGAATGCCAGAAAGTGTTGCCTGCAGCTCAGTCTGGAGAAGAGCCCTTGCCTGAGGGTCTTCTTTGGCTTCTTTTAACTGGAAAG GTGCCAAGCAAAGAGCAAGTTAATGCATTGTCTAAGGAGTTGGCTCATCGTGCCACAGTGCCAG ATTATGTTTACAAAGCTATCAATGCTTTGCCTTTGAGTGCTCATCCAATGACTCAATTTGCTAGCGGCGTTATGGCCCTCCAG GTTGAAAGTGAATTTCAGAAGGCATATGAGGAGGGTGTTGTTCATAAGTCAAA GTATTGGGAGCCAACCTTTGAGGATGCCCTCAACCTGATTGCTCGTGTTCCTGTTGTAGCTTCGTATGTTTACCGGAG GATGTTTAAGGATGGTAGCATCATTCCATTAGATGATTCTTTGGATTATGGTGCTAATTTTTCACACATGCTGGGATTTGATAGTCCTCAGATGAAAGAGCTCATGAGGCTTTATATCACCATTCACAG TGATCATGAAGGTGGAAATGTTAGTGCTCACGCTGGTCACTTG GTTGGGAGTGCCCTCTCAGATCCATATCTTTCATTTGCAGCTGCGTTAAATGGTTTAGCTGGACCACTCCATGGTTTGGCTAATCAG GAAGTTTTGCTATGGATCAAATCAGTTGTGGCGGAATGCGGGGAAAATATATCAAAGGAACACCTGAAAGATTATGTCTGGAAAACGTTAAACAGTGGCAAG GTAGTTCCAGGATATGGCCATGGTGTTTTGCGTAAGACGGATCCAAGATATGTGTGCCAAAGAGAATTCGCCTTGAAGCATCTACCTGATGACCCTCTTTTTCAGCTG GTTTCTAAGCTTTATGAAGTTGTGCCTCCTATTCTAACCGAGCTAGGAAAG GTCAAGAACCCTTGGCCTAACGTTGATGCTCACAGCGGAGTGCTTCTCAACTATTATGGTCTAACAGAAGCAAA ATACTACACGGTTCTTTTTGGCGTCTCAAGGAGTCTTGGAATCTGCTCACAG CTGATATGGGACCGAGCTCTTGGACTGCCACTTGAGAGACCAAAGAGTGTAAACATGGACTGGCTCGATAAATTCATGAGCTTGAGCCGCTGA
- the LOC130511418 gene encoding beta-glucosidase 27-like, which translates to MSETLMGRNDFKDFAALCFEEFGDRVKLWVTLNEPWVYSIGGYDTGRKAPGRASKYMNEAAVAGESGLEVYTVSHNLLLAHAEAVEVFRNNPKCKDGKIGIAHCPVWFEPYDSNCPDDKEACERAMEFMFGWHMDPTVYGDYPEVMKKSIGKRLPSFTAAQSKKLRGSFDFVGVNYYSAFYVKSIAEVDHNTPNWRSDARIEWRKQNKAGQTLGVRGGSEWDFLYPQGLRKFLNYAKNKYESPKFMITENGHCDIDYEKKPKLSNLMDLQRTEYHKKHLQSIQQAIQEDGVEVEGYFAWSLLDNCEWNAGYGVRYGLFYVDYKNGLKRFPKMSAMWFKEFLKREEEMGDSDEEEYLLNVATKKKRFLLATGSASCFIPKMSESSKALELFF; encoded by the exons ATGTCTGAAACCCTAATGGGCCG CAATGACTTCAAAGATTTTGCGGCCTTATGTTTCGAAGAATTTGGAGACCGTGTGAAATTGTGGGTTACACTAAACGAGCCATGGGTCTATAGCATTGGTGGCTATGACACAGGAAGAAAAGCTCCTGGACGTGCCTCCAAGTACATGAACGAAGCAGCTGTAGCTGGAGAATCTGGCCTCGAGGTTTATACCGTTAGTCACAATCTACTTCTTGCTCACGCAGAAGCCGTTGAAGTCTTCAGAAACAATCCAAAA TGTAAAGATGGCAAGATTGGTATCGCGCATTGTCCCGTATGGTTTGAGCCTTATGACTCAAACTGCCCTGATGACAAAGAAGCATGTGAAAGAGCCATGGAATTCATGTTTGGATG GCACATGGATCCAACGGTGTACGGAGATTACCCAGAAGTGATGAAGAAATCGATCGGGAAAAGATTACCCTCGTTTACCGCAGCCCAATCCAAGAAGCTAAGAGGTTCTTTTGACTTCGTTGGAGTGAATTATTACAGTGCTTTCTACGTTAAAAGTATTGCTGAAGTGGACCATAACACTCCCAATTGGAGATCAGACGCACGCATCGAATGGAGAA AACAAAACAAAGCAGGACAGACGTTGGGAGTAAGAGGTGGTTCAGAATGGGACTTTCTGTACCCACAAGGGCTTAGAAAGTTTCTAAACTATGCTAAGAATAAATACGAAAGCCCTAAATTCATGATCACTGAAAAcg GACATTGTGATATAGATTACGAGAAAAAGCCAAAGCTTTCTAACTTGATGGATCTCCAAAGGACAGAGTACCACAAGAAACATCTCCAAAGCATCCAACAAGCCATCCA GGAGGATGGTGTTGAAGTGGAAGGATACTTTGCGTGGTCATTATTAGACAACTGCGAATGGAACGCTGGTTATGGAGTCCGATATGGCCTTTTCTACGTCGATTACAAGAATGGGCTAAAACGTTTTCCAAAAATGTCTGCCATGTGGTTCAAAGAGTTCttgaagagagaagaagagatgggagaTTCTGATGAAGAAGAATACTTGCTTAATGTtgcaacaaagaagaagagattcttATTAGCAACTGGTTCGGCCTCGTGTTTTATTCCTAAGATGTCTGAATCGTCTAAGGCCCTCGAGCTATTTTTCTAg
- the LOC108831704 gene encoding beta-glucosidase 16-like translates to MRSKCLLLLLIITSTYVRVSAKNHSSRLILRRSDFPEDFIFGSATSAYQCEGAAHEYGRGPSIWDTFSENFPEKILDGSNGSIADNSYNLYKKDVNLLHQIGFHAYRFSISWSRILPRGDLKGGINQAGVDYYNNLINKLLSKGMKPFVTIFHWDLPEALEHAYGGFLGTEIVNDFRDYAELCFQKFGDRVKHWMTLNEPFTVVRDGYIIGQKAPGRCSSFTNPNCTGGDGATEPYIVGHNFLLAHGAAVKIYREKYQAYQKGKIGIALNTEWHYPYSDSYADKLAAARATAFTFDYFLEPIVYGRYPAEMVNHVKDGRLPTFTPEESSMLKGSYDFIGLNYYSSFYVKDVPCATENITMYTDRCASIVGERNGVPIGPTAGSSWLFIYPKGIRDLLLHAKFKYNDPVLYITENGVNEANTGEVFLNDDMRIDYYANHLKMVRDAISMGVNVKGYFAWSLMDNFEWSEGYTVRFGLVYVDFKNGCKRYPKKSAKWFRRLLKRKHNGTKKQVAVM, encoded by the exons ATGAGAAGTAAATGTCTCCTTTTACTGTTGATCATAACTTCCACCTACGTTAGAGTTTCTGCTAAGAATCACTCCTCAAGACTTATTTTAAGGAGAAGTGATTTCCcagaagattttatttttggatctGCCACTTCTGCATACCAG tgtgaAGGTGCTGCTCATGAATATGGTAGAGGACCAAGTATCTGGGACACCTTCTCTGAAAATTTCCCAG AGAAGATATTGGACGGTAGTAATGGGTCCATTGCTGATAATTCTTACAACTTATACAAG AAAGATGTGAATTTGCTGCATCAAATTGGCTTCCATGCTTACCGATTCTCGATCTCATGGTCACGGATTTTGCCTC gtGGGGATTTAAAGGGAGGTATCAACCAGGCTGGAGTAGATTATTACAACAACCTGATTAATAAACTTCTGTCAAAAG GAATGAAGCCATTTGTCACAATATTTCATTGGGACCTACCAGAAGCACTTGAACATGCTTACGGTGGCTTCCTTGGAACTGAGATTGT GAATGATTTCCGGGACTATGCAGAACTCTGCTTCCAGAAATTTGGAGATAGAGTGAAGCATTGGATGACATTAAACGAGCCATTTACAGTGGTACGTGATGGTTACATAATTGGTCAAAAGGCACCTGGAAGATGTTCCAGTTTCACTAATCCTAATTGCACCGGGGGTGATGGAGCCACCGAACCTTACATCGTCGGCCATAACTTCCTCCTCGCTCATGGAGCCGCTGTCAAGATCTACAGAGAAAAGTACCAG GCATATCAGAAAGGCAAAATTGGTATCGCCTTAAACACAGAATGGCACTACCCTTACTCAGATTCATATGCTGACAAACTAGCCGCAGCTCGAGCCACGGCCTTCACCTTTGACTACTTCTTGGAGCCAATTGTCTATGGTAGATACCCTGCAGAAATGGTCAACCATGTGAAAGATGGTCGTCTTCCCACATTCACACCAGAAGAGTCATCAATGCTAAAAGGATCATATGATTTCATAGGTCTTAACTATTACTCATCTTTCTACGTTAAAGACGTGCCATGTGCAACTGAAAACATCACCATGTACACCGATCGTTGCGCCAGCATTGTAG gtGAGCGAAATGGAGTACCTATCGGTCCAACG GCTGGTTCGAGTTGGCTTTTTATATACCCCAAGGGTATTCGCGATCTTCTACTACATGCAAAATTCAAATACAATGATCCCGTCTTGTACATAACAGAAAACG GAGTGAATGAAGCTAACACTGGAGAAGTCTTTCTTAATGACGACATGAGAATTGACTACTACGCTAATCACCTTAAGATGGTTCGCGATGCAATCTC GATGGGGGTGAATGTGAAAGGATATTTTGCATGGTCGTTGATGGATAACTTTGAGTGGTCGGAAGGATACACGGTCCGCTTCGGGCTAGTGTATGTGGACTTTAAAAATGGATGTAAGAGGTATCCCAAGAAATCAGCTAAGTGGTTTAGGAGATTGTTGAAGAGAAAGCATAATGGGACTAAAAAGCAAGTAGCTGTTATGTAG